A DNA window from Rickettsiales bacterium contains the following coding sequences:
- a CDS encoding SH3 domain-containing protein: MLKNFATITFLILLSFASNAEDIKPTGLPLPRFASLASKEANVRTGPGKRYPIKWVLVRKNIPLEITEEYEHWRKVRDIQGDEGWIHKSQLSGKRTAIIKNNNSKLYSSESAESSVKAVLQNGVVVEIDTCKQGFCNVEASDVSGYIETPNIWGVYFGEDVK, translated from the coding sequence ATGTTAAAAAATTTTGCTACCATTACTTTTCTTATATTACTTAGCTTTGCAAGTAATGCAGAAGATATAAAACCAACAGGGTTACCACTTCCAAGGTTTGCATCTCTTGCTTCTAAAGAGGCTAATGTTAGAACAGGCCCCGGCAAAAGATATCCAATCAAATGGGTTTTAGTTAGAAAAAATATCCCTTTAGAAATCACTGAAGAATATGAGCATTGGCGTAAAGTTAGAGATATTCAAGGCGATGAAGGCTGGATTCACAAATCTCAGCTTTCAGGCAAAAGAACAGCTATTATAAAAAATAATAACTCTAAATTATATTCTTCTGAATCAGCAGAATCATCAGTTAAAGCGGTTCTTCAAAATGGTGTAGTGGTAGAAATTGATACTTGCAAACAAGGTTTTTGCAATGTCGAAGCCTCTGATGTTAGTGGCTATATTGAAACCCCAAATATCTGGGGCGTCTATTTCGGTGAAGATGTGAAGTAA